Proteins found in one Anopheles aquasalis chromosome 3, idAnoAquaMG_Q_19, whole genome shotgun sequence genomic segment:
- the LOC126578356 gene encoding guanine nucleotide-binding protein G(f) subunit alpha, with protein MLLIDCFRRPSHELQSRKKQSSKEIVQRCPSIRDPVKILLLGAGESGKTTIIKQMRILHVQNSYSFDERLEKLADIYENIHESIYELVREAILLDLEFDSATNQRCAEYILRLGRQPPWTLSIEYVQCVRLLWADSGIRRCYKRANEFQLIDSAKYFLDRVEKISMPGYIPSNGDILNCRKTTTGIEETRFNVRMPASVGGGFQEFRMFDVGGQRHHRSKWMQAFEGVHAVLFLISCGGFDQTLREDPKQNRLVEGFELFRGVWHNRFLAETGVIVFLNKQDVLEQKLVAGKSIRTYFPEYDDYVAFADKDQLYDELARTRSFIRSKMVDITNEPPRRTSHLIGRKRSCYFHFTIATDTQNVRTVFNDVQNIVLAKNLSNISVL; from the exons ATGCTGCTGATCGACTGCTTCCGCCGGCCCTCGCATGAGCTGCAGTCGCGCAAGAAGCAATCCTCGAAGGAGATCGTCCAGCGATGTCCCTCGATTCGTGATCCGGTGAAGatactgctgctcggtgcggGCGAATCGGgcaaaaccaccatcatcaagcagATGCGCATTCTGCACGTCCAGAATAGCTACAGCTTTGA TGAACGGTTAGAGAAGCTGGCGGATATCTACGAGAACATCCACGAGTCGATCTACGAGCTGGTACGGGAAGCGatccttctcgatctcgagtTTGACTCGGCCACCAATCAAAGATGTGCGGAGTACATCCTGAGGCTGGGCCGTCAGCCACCGTGGACACTATCGATAGAGTATGTGCAGTGTGTACGGCTGCTCTGGGCAGATTCGGGCATTAGACGGTGCTACAAGCGCGCCAACGAGTTCCAGCTCATCGATAGTGCCAAGTA CTTTCTGGATCGCGTAGAAAAGATCTCAATGCCCGGCTACATTCCCTCGAACGGTGACATACTGAACTGCCGGAAGACGACGACCGGTATCGAGGAGACGCGCTTCAACGTCCGCATGCCGgcgtcggtcggtggaggtTTCCAGGAGTTTCGAATGTTCGATGTCGGTGGCCAGCGGCACCATCGGAGCAAGTGGATGCAAGCTTTCGAGGGTGTGCACGCCGTCCTGTTTCTCATTTCGTGCGGTGGTTTCGATCAAACGTTACGTGAAGATCCGAAGCAGAACCGACTGGTCGAGGGTTTCGAGCTGTTCCGCGGTGTGTGGCACAATCGGTTTCTGGCCGAAACTGGCGTGATCGTGTTCCTGAACAAGCAGGATGTGCTCGAGCAGAAGCTGGTGGCGGGCAAGTCGATTAGGACGTACTTCCCCGAGTACGACGATTACGTGGCATTCGCCGATAAGGATCAGCTGTACGATGAGCTGGCACGGACGCGATCGTTTATACGCTCGAAGATGGTG GACATTACGAATGAGCCTCCACGAAGAACGTCGCATCTGATCGGACGGAAACGGAGCTGCTATTTCCACTTTACCATCGCCACCGACACGCAGAATGTTCGAACCGTGTTCAACGATGTGCAGAACATTGTTTTAGCGAAAAATCTCTCCAACATCAGTGTACTTTAA
- the LOC126578368 gene encoding coatomer subunit zeta-1, which yields MDSLLEPTLYTIKGMCILDITGERVLAKYYDKTIFPTVKEQRAYEKNLSEKTYRQDTEIIMLDGLTCVCKSNVDLYFYVMGSTQENELILLSVLNCLYDTVSMILKKNVEKRSLLENLDIVMLAFDEICDGGIILDADPSSVVKRVDLRNDDIPIGEQTVAQVLQSAKEQLKWSLLK from the exons ATGGACTCGTTATTG gaACCTACCCTGTACACCATCAAGGGAATGTGCATCCTGGACATAACCGGTGAGCGGGTGCTGGCCAAGTACTACGACAAAACCATCTTCCCCACGGTCAAGGAGCAGCGGGCGTACGAGAAGAATCTGTCGGAGAAAACATACCGCCAGGACACGGAGATCATCATGCTGGACGGGCTGACGTGCGTCTGCAAAAGCAACGTGGATCTGTACTTCTACGTGATGGGTAGCACGCAGGAGAACGAGCTGATACTGCTGTCCGTGCTGAACTGCCTGTACGACACCGTGAGCATGATCCTGAAGAAGAACGTCGAGAAGCGCAGCCTGCTGGAGAACCTGGACATCGTGATGCTAGCGTTTGATGAAATTTGTGACGGCGG TATCATCTTGGATGCGGATCCATCGTCCGTGGTAAAGCGCGTGGATCTCCGAAACGACGACATTCCGATCGGCGAACAGACAGTTGCCCAG GTGTTACAATCGGCCAAGGAGCAGCTGAAATGGTCGCTACTGAAGTGA